From Aspergillus fumigatus Af293 chromosome 3, whole genome shotgun sequence, a single genomic window includes:
- the rlmA gene encoding SRF-type transcription factor RlmA has product MGRRKIEIKAIKDDRNRSVTFLKRKGGLFKKAHELAVLCSVDVAVIIFGHNKKLYEFSSCDMRETLGRYQYYGPPHEHKGPEDFNGKRDDDDDEDETTPAPEEMQPTTQNPPAVVPAHIPSHPGFQHVNHAPSASPPISNGIPFDPRHGTPQPQGASRPSSRNHLRRVSSNLGPQQHHGTPPPPPQNGFAYIPNPSMYHPNANPNIAQQPRPPQFAHYGPQQPLPPHAIPPHPMPQPVPPHHQAPQHLPQHPHPLAQQTPAMGLSQPPHASIPQVAQPFLPEQGRNSIPPAFPTEQSQPPRPVSLPDVSSADQMVGPLKVETSPSPPHQRSLSSKSRSIFTPIDDRGSVLARHFGLGPPTCESPRTESADVKAEAKQNDSKEIKPPAQPVAPPPPPRTTADAARSQSAPDIKPPPRTNSGQLPSKRPQLKVQIPSENSDRGSATADSSSSTGNQTVTPAKANPDTNHSGVVLPPPSPSAGAILSAGATGPPNPFARPPPPGTASQNSNAYNSNNNIETPISALPSRFVSDALLPSPSSFFPEWGFGRSGPDTNMLPSPLTFPTPAVQTGPGFAREDEQEKKRKSPDSGPSIEGTAKKSKT; this is encoded by the exons ATGGGTCGAAGAAAGATCGAGATTAAGGCGATCAAGGATGATCGCAATCGATCAGT TACCTTTCTGAAACGAAAGGGCGGTCTTTTCAAGAAGGCACATGAACTCGCGGTATTATGTTCGGTAGATGtcgccgtcatcatcttTGGTCACAACAAGAAGCTCTACGAATTCTCATCATGTGATATGCGAGAGACATTGGGTCGCTATCAATAT TACGGCCCGCCGCACGAACATAAAGGCCCCGAGGACTTCAATGGGAAAcgggacgatgatgatgacgaggacgagacCACTCCTGCTCCAGAAGAGATGCAACCTACAACCCAGAACCCACCTGCTGTGGTTCCCGCCCACATCCCCAGCCATCCTGGTTTTCAGCACGTCAACCACGCACCATCTGCCTCCCCGCCCATTTCTAATGGAATACCCTTTGATCCGCGACATGGTACTCCGCAACCTCAAGGTGCTTCAAGGCCATCCTCAAGAAATCATCTTCGACGCGTGAGTTCGAATTTGGGCCCCCAGCAACATCATGGAACTCCACCGCCCCCGCCACAAAATGGGTTCGCATATATTCCAAATCCCTCGATGTATCATCCCAATGCCAACCCCAACATAGCCCAACAACCGCGCCCACCCCAATTCGCACACTATGGACCGCAACAGCCACTACCGCCGCACGCAATACCTCCACATCCCATGCCTCAACCAGTCCCGCCGCACCATCAAGCCCCGCAGCATCTCCCCCAACATCCACATCCGCTTGCTCAGCAGACACCTGCGATGGGACTCTCGCAACCGCCTCATGCGTCAATACCACAGGTCGCGCAGCCTTTCTTGCCCGAACAAGGGAGAAACTCGATCCCTCCTGCGTTTCCGACAGAGCAGTCGCAACCACCTCGACCGGTATCCCTACCCGATGTTTCCTCGGCAGATCAGATGGTTGGTCCATTAAAGGTGGAAACAAGTCCCTCTCCTCCGCACCAGCGATCGCTGTCATCCAAATCGCGCAGTATCTTCACGCCGATCGATGACCGCGGCTCCGTTCTGGCCCGTCACTTCGGACTCGGCCCGCCTACGTGCGAGTCTCCACGCACTGAGAGTGCAGACGTCAAGGCAGAAGCAAAACAGAATGACTCGAAAGAAATCAAGCCACCTGCTCAACCTGTTGCGCCCCCACCCCCGCCTAGGACCACAGCCGATGCGGCACGGTCTCAGTCAGCTCCTGATATCAAGCCACCGCCACGAACGAATAGTGGTCAACTGCCCTCGAAGCGGCCACAGCTTAAGGTGCAAATACCAAGCGAAAATTCTGACCGGGGAAGTGCTACAGCAGATTCTTCGTCGTCCACCGGCAACCAAACCGTGACTCCTGCCAAGGCTAATCCCGACACCAATCACTCCGGCGTGGTTCTCCCTCCACCGTCGCCATCTGCCGGAGCAATTCTGAGTGCTGGCGCCACAGGGCCCCCAAATCCCTTCGCTCGGCCACCGCCGCCGGGAACTGCCAGCCAGAACAGCAATGCGTACAACAGCAATAACAACATAGAGACGCCGATCTCTGCTCTACCCAGTCGATTTGTGTCTGatgctcttcttccgtcACCGTCGAGTTTCTTCCCGGAATGGGGGTTCGGCAGGTCCGGTCCCGACACGAACATGTTGCCTAGTCCTCTAACCTTCCCCACTCCAGCGGTTCAGACCGGTCCAGGGTTCGCGCGCGAAGATGaacaggagaagaagcgcaaaaGTCCCGACAGCGGTCCTAGCATCGAGGGAACGgcgaagaaatccaagacGTGA
- a CDS encoding MDR family MFS transporter gives MTVDGEKDHDYENDNKSSLTMSDKISPSGEDSLEKSATMTPPSIGDDQLPVNNPDHPSHESHEDSDGKDVETDGSPLDRTHSQAQKLGKKKILIIMPALCLVLFLAALDMTIVSTALPTMAAQFHASESGYSWMASSYLLANAACITLWGKISDIWGRKPILLMANAVFLVGSLICALAVNMTMMLVGRAIQGAGGGGIIVLANICVTDLFSVRERPMYYGLFGVTWAIAGALGPIIGGAFTTAVTWRWCFYLNLPVGGVSFAILVFFLKLESGGTPLFEGLRAIDWSGTVLIIGGTLMFLFGLEFGGINYPWASATVICLIIFGVVVWVLAMLNEWKLAKYPLIPVRLFKNWHNRLVLIVCFCHAFVFIAGSYYLPLYFQTVLQASPILSGVYVLPLVLSLSVVSAGTGIIIKKTGRYRELIVGGLGLMTLGFGLLIDLKYYASWPRIIIYQIIAGVGVGPLFQAPLVAFQANIHRSDMATATATFAFLRQASSAISVVLGTVVYQNDLARQQPAIEAATGPETAAILAGSFAGSTGSLVKSLPEAARIVVLESFTHSLSRLWIFYTAVGGFGFLVSLFIRPVELSKAHTFTKTGLAEQERARKEILAEQKAEAEAAAAAKRTDPLPKAEV, from the exons ATGACAGTAGACGGGGAGAAAGACCATGACTACGAGAACGATAACAAGAGCAGTTTAACTATGTCGGACAAAATCTCTCCCTCTGGGGAGGACAGTCTAGAAAAGTCCGCCACTATGACGCCGCCGTCAATTGGGGATGATCAACTGCCCGTCAACAACCCAGATCATCCATCTCATGAATCTCATGAAGACTCTGACGGGAAAGATGTTGAGACAGATGGCTCGCCGTTGGACCGGACGCACTCTCAGGCGCAGAAGttggggaagaagaagattttGATTATCATGCCTGCGCTTTGT CTGGTGTTGTTTCTGGCCGCTTTGGATATG ACAATCGTCTCAACGGCTCTTCCAACCATGGCTGCCCAGTTTCACGCCTCCGAAAGTGGTTATTCATGGATGGCTTCCTCGTATTTGCTCGCCAATGCTGCCTGTATCACACTCTGGGGCAAGATCAGTGACATCTGGGGCCGTAAGCCGATCCTGCTTATGGCCAATGCTGTGTTCCTTGTCGGCAGTCTGATCTGCGCTCTTGCGGTCAACATGACCATGATGCTGGTCGGACGAGCGATCCAGGGTGCGGGGGGTGGTGGTATCATTGTCTTGGCCAATATCTGTGTTACTGATTTGTTCAGCGTCCG GGAACGGCCGATGTACTATGGCCTGTTTGGCGTGACGTGGGCCATTGCGGGTGCTCTTGGCCCCATTATCGGAGGTGCCTTTACGACTGCTGTGACCTGGCGGTGGTGTTTCTACCTGAACT TACCTGTCGGTGGCGTCTCGTTCGcaatcctcgtcttcttcctcaagctCGAATCCGGTGGCACGCCGCTGTTCGAAGGCCTCCGAGCTATCGATTGGTCCGGCACTGTTCTCATCATCGGAGGCACACTCATGTTCCTCTTCGGGCTGGAGTTCGGCGGTATCAACTACCCCTGGGCCTCGGCCACAGTCATCTGCCTGATCATCTTCGGCGTAGTGGTCTGGGTCCTAGCGATGCTGAACGAGTGGAAACTCGCCAAGTATCCTCTGATTCCCGTGCGACTTTTCAAAAACTGGCACAATCGTCTCGTCCTTatcgtctgcttctgccatgccttcgtcttcatcgccgGCTCCTACTACCTCCCGCTCTACTTCCAGACCGTGCTGCAGGCCTCCCCGATCCTCAGCGGCGTCTACGTCCTCCCCTTGGTTCTTAGCCTCTCCGTCGTCTCCGCAGGCAcaggcatcatcatcaaaaagACAGGTCGCTACCGCGAGCTGATCGTCGGCGGCTTGGGCCTCATGACCCTTGGCTTCGGCCTTCTCATCGACCTGAAATATTACGCCTCCTGGCcccgcatcatcatctaccagatcatcgccggTGTAGGCGTTGGCCCGCTCTTCCAGGCCCCCCTTGTCGCCTTCCAGGCCAACATCCACCGCTCTGACATGGCAACCGCCACCGCAACCTTCGCCTTCCTCCGCCAggcctcctccgccatctccgTTGTCCTGGGCACAGTCGTCTACCAGAACGACCTCGCGCGCCAACAGCCCGCCATCGAGGCCGCCACAGGCCCCGAAACCGCAGCTATACTCGCTGGCTCCTTTGCTGGCTCCACTGGCTCACTTGTCAAGTCTCTCCCCGAGGCTGCCcgcatcgtcgtcctcgagTCCTTCACGCATAGCCTGAGCAGGCTGTGGATCTTCTACACGGCTGTCGGCGGcttcggcttcctcgtcagTCTCTTCATCCGGCCCGTCGAGCTGAGCAAGGCGCACACCTTTACGAAGACCGGCTTGGCGGAGCAGGAGCGCGCCCGGAAGGAGATCCTCGCGGAGCAGAAGGCTGAGGCTGAAGCTGCGGCGGCAGCCAAGCGGACTGATCCATTGCCAAAGGCGGAGGTATAA